The proteins below come from a single Odontesthes bonariensis isolate fOdoBon6 chromosome 18, fOdoBon6.hap1, whole genome shotgun sequence genomic window:
- the LOC142367654 gene encoding uncharacterized protein LOC142367654, with product MSGNSNTEEGGGKGGGKAGGDWISSFYMPTAVGAGVAAVAFLGWQMYQTNKKMKEMELEIKRSRVYIRNNEDISALSLISLSKDSTEEKNIVCETALFNTVALSQSSKLDELEKLLVERQHVFCSSMKAKSKQEQLEKLENEIKKEASTLLFQGFNVEAGLEKIFKEDKHCGSCLKYLVTRNKRRNGRIMWEQLKRWRSVAEKTIQDNGVKNLLEDP from the exons ATGAGTGGGAACAGCAACACTGAAGAgggtggaggaaaaggaggaggaaaagcAGGAGGAGACTGGATCTCCTCTTTCTACATGCCAACAGCAGTGGGTGCtggtgtggctgctgtggcatTTCTGG GCTGGCAGATGTATCAGACCAACAAGAAGATGAAGGAGATGGAGTTGGAGATAAAGAGAAGCAGGGTCTATATTAGAAACAATGAGGACATCTCAGCTTTATCTTTGATCAGTCTGTCTAAGGATTCAACAGAAGAGAAAAACATAGTGTGTGAGACAGCTCTCTTTAACACAGTGGCACTCTCTCAATCATCAAAGCTGGATGAGTTAGAGAAACTGTTGGTGGAAAGGCAACATGTCTTCTGCAGCTCCAtgaaagcaaaatcaaagcAGGAGCAGCTAGAGAAGCTGGAAAATGAAATCAAGAAGGAAGCTTCTACTCTCCTCTTTCAGGGGTTTAATGTAGAAGCAGGTTTAGAGAAGATATTCAAGGAAGATAAACACTGTGGTTCCTGTCTGAAATATCTGGTGACCCGAAATAAGAGAAGGAACGGACGCATCATGTGGGAACAGCTGAAACGCTGGAGGAGTGTAGCAGAGAAAACCATACAAGACAATGGTGTCAAAAAT CTTCTTGAAGATCCATAG
- the ntaq1 gene encoding protein N-terminal glutamine amidohydrolase, with translation MRRADRIAPRRENCVYTSCYCEENVWKLCEYFRTERTAPLEQLFVVFISNDKRMVPLWKQKSGRGDQPVIWDYHVILIQVGLQSGSQVYDLDSELSFPCSLQLYAAQAFRSDRNIKPEYHRKLRVVPADSFLLNFASDRSHMKNSDGTWKMPSPPYPPIHTSESQMNLDDFISMNPAAGWGTVHSLDEFLQRYTGNRSSLSSSSSSTAAS, from the exons ATGAGGAGGGCAGATCGAATCGCACCGAGACGCGAGAACTGCGTTTATACCAGCTGTTACTG TGAAGAAAATGTTTGGAAGCTCTGCGAGTATTTTAGAACGGAGAGAACAGCTCCACTGGAACAGCTGTTTGTGGTTTTCATCTCTAATGACAAAAGAATG GTTCCTCTGTGGAAACAGAAGTCTGGACGAGGGGACCAGCCAGTCATCTGG GATTACCATGTGATCCTGATCCAGGTGGGTCTTCAGTCGGGCTCTCAGGTTTATGACCTGGACTCTGAGCTATCGTTTCCCTGCAGCCTGCAACTCTACGCCGCCCAGGCCTTCCGCTCAGACCGCAACATCAAACCTGAGTACCACAG GAAGCTGCGTGTGGTTCCTGCTGACAGCTTCCTGTTGAATTTTGCATCTGATCGATCTCACATGAAGAACTCTGATGGAACCTGGAAGATGCCCTCTCCGCCGTACCCCCCCATACACACTTCAG AGAGTCAGATGAACCTAGACGACTTCATCAGTATGAACCCTGCTGCCGGCTGGGGGACGGTCCACAGCCTAGACGAGTTCCTGCAAAGATACACAGGAAATCGCTCCTCGTTGTCATCATCTTCTTCATCAACAGCAGCATCGTAA
- the lrp12 gene encoding low-density lipoprotein receptor-related protein 12, with the protein MALRTDCRQSVVYLLILSGCIAASQRNDNVYVSGFSNACGDVAELLRASSGVITSPGWPFQYPARLNCSWNIRARPGDSITISFQDFDLQGSHRCTSDWMSISSYKSLDGLRVCGSSLPPPYISSQDHVWIHFHSDDSLTGKGFRLSYITGKPEASSCDVDQFHCSNGKCIPDWWRCNSMDECGDNSDEELCVDSPFSFQPCSLNQFPCLSRYTRIYTCLPHSLRCDGSIDCQDLGDEIDCDVPTCGERLRNFYGSFNSPNYPDFYPPGSNCTWLIDTGDHRKVILRFTDFKLDGTGYGDYVKVYDGLEENPRRLLRVLTAFDSRAPVAVVSSSGQLRIHFYADKINAARGFNVTYQVDGFCLPWEVPCGGNWGCYTEQQRCDGYWHCPNGRDELNCSSCQEDEFPCSRNGACYPRSDRCNYQNRCPNGSDEKNCFFCQPGNFHCKNNRCVFESWVCDAQDDCGDGSDEESCPVIVPTRVITAAVIGSLICGLLLVIALGCTCKLYSLRMFERRSFETQLSRVEAELLRREAPPSYGQLIAQGLIPPVEDFPVCSGSQASVLENLRLAVRSQLGFTSLRLPSSGRHSNLWRRLFSFSRSRRSGSLALVSADLEDSAGTGSTGSSGSDLLSPDSDDTDTESERGRERGVGAVGGPVAPLPHKTPPPSAVEAVVSVAATAVSVTTTPNRDQGRDRPREAPPPSSPVTVVTSSQDPESHSSELQAPSTSALQRLAQNLHRLARNLTRTNQNQQNQTWTNHSPLRQLETGRGGAEATERRGSREEEEDVELLIPVSDSDSFSSSSSLASDVRQPLLEPHPSSTTGHVPHNHRLHSSRGGRDGTCEHCRMVHTAQIPDACLEATGKTESSDDELLLLC; encoded by the exons ATGGCCCTCAGAACAGACTGCAGGCAGAGTGTCGTTTACCTGCTCATCCTGTCAG GATGCATTGCTGCCTCTCAGAGGAATGACAACGTCTATGTTTCTGGGTTTTCTAACG CCTGCGGTGATGTGGCGGAGCTCCTGCGAGCGTCCAGCGGCGTCATCACCAGCCCCGGATGGCCCTTTCAGTATCCGGCCAGACTGAACTGCAGCTGGAACATTAGAGCACGACCCGGAGACTCCATCACTATCAG TTTCCAGGACTTTGACCTCCAGGGTTCACATCGTTGCACCTCAGACTGGATGTCCATCAGCAGCTACAAGAGCCTGGATGGCCTGCGGGTCTGTGGTTCCTCCCTGCCGCCCCCTTACATTTCCTCCCAGGACCACGTCTGGATCCACTTCCACTCTGATGACAGCCTGACGGGGAAAGGGTTCAGACTGTCCTACATCACTG GCAAGCCAGAGGCTTCCAGCTGTGACGTGGACCAATTCCACTGCTCCAACGGGAAGTGTATTCCAGACTGGTGGCGCTGTAACTCCATGGATGAATGTGGTGACAATTCAGACGAGGAGCTGTGTGTGGATTCGCCATTCTCCTTCCAGCCCTGCAGTCTGAACCAGTTCCCCTGCTTGTCCCGTTACACTCGAATCTACACGTGCCTGCCTCACAGTCTGCGCTGCGACGGCAGCATCGACTGCCAG gACCTTGGTGATGAGATCGACTGTGACGTGCCAACCTGTGGGGAACGGTTGAGGAACTTCTACGGTTCTTTCAACTCTCCAAACTACCCGGATTTTTACCCTCCTGGAAGTAACTGCACCTGGCTGATTGACACCGGCGACCACCGGAAG GTCATCCTGAGGTTTACCGACTTTAAACTCGATGGGACGGGTTATGGTGACTATGTTAAGGTATATGACGGCCTGGAAGAGAATCCTCGCCGTCTCCTCAGGGTGCTGACTGCCTTCGACTCCAGAGCACCAGTCGCCGTGGTTTCATCATCAGGTCAGCTGAGAATTCACTTCTATGCTGACAAGATCAACGCTGCCAGAGGGTTCAACGTCACCTATCAG GTGGATGGGTTCTGCCTGCCCTGGGAGGTTCCCTGTGGGGGGAACTGGGGTTGTTACACCGAGCAGCAGCGTTGCGACGGGTACTGGCACTGTCCCAATGGTCGGGATGAGCTGAACTGTTCTTCATGTCAGGAGGACGAGTTCCCCTGTTCCAGAAACGGGGCCTGTTACCCCCGATCGGACCGCTGCAACTACCAGAACCGCTGCCCCAATGGTTCGGACGAAAAGAACTGCTTCTTCTGCCAACCCGGAAACTTTCACTGCAAG AATAACCGATGTGTATTTGAGTCGTGGGTTTGCGACGCACAGGACGACTGTGGTGACGGCAGCGATGAGGAAAGTTGTCCCGTCATTGTTCCCACCAGAGTCATTACAGCCGCCGTCATCGGTAGCCTGATCTGTGGCCTCCTCTTGGTCATCGCTCTCGGCTGCACCTGCAAACTCTACTCTTTGCGCATGTTTGAACGCAG GTCGTTTGAGACTCAGCTTTCTAGAGTGGAGGCAGAACTACTGAGAAGGGAGGCGCCCCCGTCTTATGGGCAGCTGATTGCACAGGGACTGATCCCACCAGTGGAAGATTTCCCGGTGTGCTCTGGAAGCCAG GCATCAGTCCTGGAAAACCTCCGCCTGGCTGTGCGGTCTCAGCTTGGCTTCACCTCACTCAGACTCCCTTCCTCTGGTCGTCATAGTAACCTGTGGCGCAGACTTTTCAGCTTCTCACGATCTCGCAGGTCGGGTTCTTTGGCCCTGGTTTCAGCTGACCTGGAGGACAGCGCTGGCACTGGAAGCACTGGGAGTTCTGGCTCAGACCTTCTGTCTCCTGACTCGGATGACACGGATACAGAAAGTGAGCGAGGGAGGGAGCGAGGCGTGGGTGCAGTGGGTGGGCCAGTTGCCCCCCTGCCCCATAAAACACCACCGCCCTCTGCTGTTGAGGCCGTGGTATCAGTGGCAGCAACTGCTGTCTCTGTGACCACTACGCCGAACCGAGACCAAGGCCGTGACCGGCCCAGAGAAGCTCCGCCCCCCTCCAGCCCCGTCACCGTGGTGACTTCCAGTCAAGATCCTGAATCTCACTCCTCAGAGCTTCAGGCCCCCTCCACATCTGCCCTGCAGCGTCTGGCCCAGAACCTGCACCGCCTTGCCAGGAACCTGAccagaaccaatcagaaccagcaaaaccagacttggaccaatcacagcccaCTCCGCCAATTGGAGACAGGAAGAGGTGGTGCCGAGGCAACTGAGCGGCGAgggagcagagaggaagaggaagatgtgGAGCTCCTCATCCCTGTTTCCGACTCTGACTCGTTCTCGTCTTCCTCCTCATTGGCTAGTGACGTACGACAGCCTCTGCTGGAGCCACACCCCTCCTCCACCACAGGCCATGTCCCTCATAATCACCGTTTACACAGTAGTCGAGGAGGGCGGGACGGGACTTGCGAACATTGTAGGATGGTCCACACTGCTCAGATTCCTGACGCCTGCCTTGAGGCCACGGGCAAGACTGAGAGCAGCGATGACGAGCTGTTGTTGCTGTGCTAA